DNA from Arthrobacter sp. SLBN-112:
GGGCGAGACCCAGCCGGGCGGCTCATTCGCGGCTGCCGGGCCCGGGCTCCAGCGGGTTCGATGCTTAAGCCGATGATGCTTGGGGCACAGCTGGCCCAGGTTGCTGATCCCGGTGCTTCCGCCTCGCTCCCAGGCTCTGAGATGGTCGGCTTCGTTGTCCTGGCTGTGGTTGCTGCAGCCGGGAAAGGTGCATTTTCCATCGCGCATCCGCAGCCACCGCTTCAGTGATTCCGGAAGCCGGTAGCTGGTCCGGCTGATTTCCAGCGGCGCCCCGTCCCGCGGATCCACCAGCACCCGGTAGAAGGAACCGGCGCCTTCCAAGACGAGTTTGCGTGCCATCGATGCCGGGATGGGTCCGTAGTTGTCAAGATCTGCGGGTTCGTCCGTGGCGCCAAAGAGGGAAAGGACCGGCACCGTGACCAGGACGTCCGCTTTGAGGGACGGCCCGGCCCCGGCATTCTTCCCTGGCGTGCCCAGCAACAATCGGGCGGCCTCGTCGACCTTGATTTGGGTGAGGGTCCGCGGTTCGTCCGGTCCCTGCAGGCCACGGGCCAGGGCAGTGGCCTTGTTCCAAATGGCGCAGGCCTTGTCTGCAGGAATATATAGCGAAACCCACGCCATCCCGTTGCGGTCTGGGGAGTACTCCATCCGTCGGTCTTCCACGGACTTCGCGTGCCTGATTTCGAGGGATTCGGGATGGTGGCGTTCCCGCCAGGCACGTACCTTCCGCCGGAAGCGGGCTGGAGCCAGCTCCCCCGCCGCGGCACCCCTGGCTGCGTTCGGCGCCTCGGAGTCCAGGAAATGCGCCTCCAGAGCTGAGGCGGCGGCTTTGTCCAGGCCCGTGGTTTCATCGACGATGATCCGGGCGTGCTGCCAGGAAATCTTCCCAGCCTGCAAGGCATCCAGTGCGGCCGGCAACGTTGCGGTCAGCGCGTGCGCCTCGCCCAGCAACGCGGCTGCGGCCCGTTCCCCAACGGTCAGGACGCACGCCACCTCCGCCACCTGGCTCATTTCCCGTGCAGAGGACTCATAAGGGCTTTCAGCCGGCGGCTCGAGGGCATCTGTTGCCTGTGAATATGTAGCGAGAAAGTGGACCTTTGCCGCTGCGGCGGCAGCTTCGATCCGGGCTACAACACCTAAGCCTTCCAGGCACGAATCAGAGAGGTCGCCCAGCGGATCGTGATCATCCCGATGAGCACCAGCCGAATCTTCTGAAGACCGGCCAAGGACTTCAACCAGCTCGTCCGCCAGCCCCCTTATGGAGGTAACGGCAGCGGCCAACCCGGCACTGCCTCTTGCGTCCAAAACCGCTCCGGTTTCCATACCTAAAGCTTGGCAGGAGGGTGTGACATTTTGATTCCGGCACCACCATGGCGCCCCGGACCGCACCGCTGCCGGGCTGCCGGG
Protein-coding regions in this window:
- a CDS encoding HNH endonuclease signature motif containing protein; this encodes METGAVLDARGSAGLAAAVTSIRGLADELVEVLGRSSEDSAGAHRDDHDPLGDLSDSCLEGLGVVARIEAAAAAAKVHFLATYSQATDALEPPAESPYESSAREMSQVAEVACVLTVGERAAAALLGEAHALTATLPAALDALQAGKISWQHARIIVDETTGLDKAAASALEAHFLDSEAPNAARGAAAGELAPARFRRKVRAWRERHHPESLEIRHAKSVEDRRMEYSPDRNGMAWVSLYIPADKACAIWNKATALARGLQGPDEPRTLTQIKVDEAARLLLGTPGKNAGAGPSLKADVLVTVPVLSLFGATDEPADLDNYGPIPASMARKLVLEGAGSFYRVLVDPRDGAPLEISRTSYRLPESLKRWLRMRDGKCTFPGCSNHSQDNEADHLRAWERGGSTGISNLGQLCPKHHRLKHRTRWSPGPAAANEPPGWVSPSGRKYNAEQLDREPTLWPPGFLPDGSSPLETLIFDYLVA